One part of the Sorangiineae bacterium MSr11954 genome encodes these proteins:
- a CDS encoding aspartate aminotransferase family protein, which produces MPSPQEELLEIAKRRLYGNYRPAPVVFVRGQGCELFDANDQRYLDLCAGVAVCSVGHAHPALVKTIAEQAGRLMHVSNYFYNDQAIRLADELCRRTGFAQAFLCNSGTEANEALLKLARRHFYGLGQTGRARVIAFDNAFHGRSLGAVSMTGTPKYREGFGVPGNVTHVPYGDVEAVKKAMGPDVAAVIAEPIQGEGGVFPAPAGFFASLRALCDEHGALFLIDEVQTGIGRTGRFLALEKDGVRPDAIALAKGLGGGFPVGAMLTTEKVANALPPGTHGSTFGGNPLACATALSVLRIVDDEKLVEGARTKGAALLRMLDELVREFPNACEAARGEGLLVGLLLREGFVARDVLPLIQREGVLLIAAGDRVIRFAPPLVVTEAQLAEGVAALRRVVAALDAARRGAA; this is translated from the coding sequence ATGCCGTCCCCTCAAGAAGAACTCCTCGAGATCGCCAAGCGCCGCCTCTATGGAAACTACCGCCCCGCACCGGTGGTGTTCGTGCGCGGCCAAGGGTGCGAGCTCTTTGACGCCAACGATCAGCGCTACCTCGACCTCTGTGCCGGCGTCGCCGTTTGCTCGGTGGGCCACGCTCACCCCGCGCTCGTGAAAACGATCGCCGAGCAGGCCGGGCGCTTGATGCACGTGTCCAACTACTTCTACAACGACCAAGCCATCCGCCTGGCGGACGAGCTTTGCCGTCGCACCGGCTTTGCGCAGGCCTTCCTCTGCAACTCGGGCACCGAGGCCAACGAGGCGCTCCTCAAGCTCGCGCGCCGCCACTTCTACGGTCTGGGCCAGACCGGCCGCGCGCGCGTCATCGCCTTCGACAACGCGTTCCACGGTCGCTCGCTCGGCGCCGTGTCGATGACCGGCACCCCCAAGTACCGCGAGGGCTTCGGCGTTCCGGGCAATGTCACGCATGTGCCCTACGGCGACGTGGAGGCGGTGAAGAAGGCCATGGGCCCCGACGTGGCGGCCGTGATCGCGGAGCCGATCCAAGGTGAAGGCGGCGTCTTCCCGGCGCCCGCGGGCTTCTTCGCCAGCCTTCGCGCTCTGTGCGACGAGCACGGCGCGCTCTTCTTGATCGACGAGGTGCAGACCGGCATCGGCCGCACGGGCCGGTTCCTCGCCCTCGAGAAGGACGGCGTGAGGCCCGACGCGATCGCGCTCGCCAAGGGGCTCGGGGGCGGCTTCCCCGTCGGCGCCATGCTGACGACCGAGAAGGTCGCCAACGCGTTGCCGCCCGGAACCCATGGCTCCACCTTCGGCGGCAACCCGCTGGCGTGCGCCACCGCGCTCTCCGTCCTGCGCATCGTCGACGACGAGAAGCTCGTCGAGGGCGCGCGCACCAAGGGCGCCGCGCTCCTTCGCATGCTGGACGAGCTCGTTCGCGAGTTCCCCAACGCGTGCGAGGCCGCCCGCGGCGAGGGGTTGCTCGTGGGCCTCCTGCTCCGCGAAGGGTTCGTCGCGCGCGACGTGCTGCCGCTCATCCAGCGCGAGGGCGTGCTGCTCATCGCGGCCGGCGATCGCGTCATTCGGTTCGCTCCGCCGCTGGTGGTCACCGAGGCGCAGCTCGCCGAGGGCGTCGCGGCGCTTCGCCGGGTCGTGGCCGCGCTCGACGCCGCACGCCGAGGCGCGGCATAG
- a CDS encoding HAD hydrolase family protein, with product MIPLANLDPTTARALRGLLFDLDDTFLTHGSLTREAYNALWDMRDAGLRLVAVTGRPSGWGEIIVRQWPIDGAVTENGAVHLIREGRGIARLEACDEAERRRRRIRLAGLVERVRVEVPEARLADDVDARRSDITWDIGERMRLPNDRVDAIAAIIVAEGARTTRSSVHLHATFDTDDKASGAVRFLREYFGEDTGRALVSYAFAGDSGNDAACFAAFRNTFGVANVVPYLGKLTILPRFVAQKAMGEGFAEIARALLSYRT from the coding sequence ATGATCCCGCTCGCGAACCTGGACCCCACGACCGCGCGCGCGCTCCGCGGCCTGCTCTTCGATCTCGACGACACCTTTCTCACCCACGGCAGCTTGACCCGTGAGGCCTACAACGCGCTCTGGGACATGCGCGACGCGGGGCTCCGCCTGGTGGCGGTGACCGGGCGGCCCAGCGGCTGGGGCGAGATCATCGTGCGGCAGTGGCCCATCGACGGCGCCGTCACCGAGAACGGCGCCGTGCATTTGATCCGCGAAGGGCGAGGGATCGCGCGCCTCGAGGCGTGCGACGAAGCCGAGCGCCGCCGTCGCCGCATCCGGCTCGCGGGCCTGGTCGAGCGCGTTCGCGTGGAGGTGCCCGAGGCGCGGCTGGCCGACGACGTCGATGCACGGCGCTCCGACATCACGTGGGACATCGGCGAACGCATGCGTCTGCCAAACGACCGGGTCGATGCCATCGCCGCGATCATCGTGGCCGAAGGCGCCCGCACCACGCGCTCCAGCGTTCACCTTCACGCGACCTTCGACACCGACGACAAGGCCTCCGGTGCGGTCCGGTTCTTGCGCGAATATTTTGGCGAGGACACGGGGCGGGCGCTCGTCTCCTACGCCTTTGCTGGCGACAGCGGCAACGACGCCGCTTGTTTTGCGGCGTTTCGGAACACCTTTGGCGTGGCCAACGTGGTCCCCTATCTCGGGAAGCTCACCATTCTGCCGAGGTTTGTCGCACAAAAGGCGATGGGCGAGGGTTTCGCCGAAATCGCGCGGGCGCTCCTTTCGTACCGTACGTAG
- a CDS encoding class I SAM-dependent rRNA methyltransferase has product MHLKPGHVQPVWAGHPWIYAQAVHRMDGGATAGDEVSVLDPRGNLLGRGFYSPGSSIPVRLLVRDAETPLDAAFFREKLERALTWRVRLGLPTAPSPDSAHENEKTTGYRLVHAEGDGLPGLIVDRFDDVLAVQFLTSGMKKRESVVLAALEQLLSPRAIVDRTPPATAKQEGFTAGSGVVRGAEEAEFSFHERGLAFRIPFELGQKTGYYFDQRGLRARVERLARGRRVLDAYSFVGPFALAAARGGATEVTSVDDSALALQVAAECARANHLDSKVTFVKADARKALRDAGASGGHDLVIVDPPRLAPTRGSREGALVAYAKLAELGCRATKPGGDLVLCSCSSAVDLSSLTRALAIGALHANVQAFIWERAFQGADHPVSAAFPEGLYLKALIARIEKR; this is encoded by the coding sequence GTGCATCTTAAGCCAGGGCACGTCCAGCCCGTATGGGCCGGGCACCCTTGGATCTACGCCCAAGCCGTTCATCGTATGGATGGCGGCGCGACCGCGGGCGATGAAGTGTCCGTGCTCGACCCGCGGGGGAACCTGCTCGGGCGCGGATTTTATTCGCCCGGCTCCTCGATCCCGGTGCGGCTCCTGGTGCGCGACGCCGAGACGCCCCTCGACGCCGCGTTCTTTCGGGAAAAGCTGGAGCGGGCGCTCACGTGGCGCGTGCGGCTCGGTCTCCCGACTGCCCCGTCACCCGATTCGGCGCACGAGAACGAGAAGACCACCGGCTATCGGCTGGTGCACGCCGAGGGCGACGGACTGCCCGGCCTCATCGTCGATCGGTTCGACGACGTGCTCGCGGTGCAATTTCTCACGTCGGGCATGAAGAAGCGCGAGAGCGTGGTGCTCGCCGCGCTGGAGCAGCTCCTGTCGCCGCGCGCCATCGTCGACCGCACCCCGCCCGCCACCGCCAAGCAAGAGGGCTTCACCGCCGGCTCCGGGGTGGTGCGCGGGGCGGAGGAGGCGGAGTTTTCGTTTCACGAGCGCGGCCTCGCCTTTCGCATCCCCTTCGAGCTCGGGCAGAAGACGGGCTACTACTTCGATCAGCGGGGCCTTCGCGCACGCGTGGAGCGGCTGGCCCGCGGGCGAAGGGTGCTGGACGCGTACAGCTTCGTCGGGCCCTTTGCGCTCGCGGCGGCGCGCGGTGGCGCGACCGAGGTGACCTCGGTCGACGACAGCGCGCTGGCGCTCCAAGTGGCGGCCGAGTGCGCGCGCGCGAACCACCTCGATTCGAAGGTGACGTTCGTGAAAGCCGACGCGCGCAAGGCGCTGCGCGACGCCGGAGCGTCGGGCGGCCACGACTTGGTCATCGTCGATCCTCCGCGCCTCGCCCCCACGCGCGGCTCGCGCGAGGGCGCCCTGGTGGCCTACGCCAAGCTCGCCGAGCTGGGGTGCCGCGCCACCAAGCCGGGCGGCGATCTCGTCCTGTGCTCGTGCTCCTCCGCGGTCGATCTCTCGTCGCTCACGCGCGCGCTGGCCATCGGCGCGCTGCACGCGAACGTGCAGGCGTTCATTTGGGAGCGGGCGTTTCAAGGCGCCGATCACCCCGTGAGCGCGGCCTTTCCCGAGGGGCTCTACCTCAAGGCGCTGATCGCACGAATCGAGAAGCGATGA
- a CDS encoding porin family protein has protein sequence MTSKQRAVRSRLFSALALGTALYATVGFSATAFAQASPQQAGGASSNCPPGSWFCAGGNANGSAAAGGSANGQLQPLPGTAPAPAPAAPAAPVTGGANVEVGTPTAAPVPPNAAGPTPAPPPVVVYQPAPPVVVVQGRADAPPPYVYRPRPANVLPYNRQEWGLNLRLEGAIIGRDRRHGSSDTGMGGGGLGLRFKPSPYFGIEAGIDFLGGRDYYDNRRTELDLNLSGLVFVNPRSRVQVYFPFGIDWARASVTRDNGWSPYSGDNTYHYFGGHAGVGVEFRVSRHFALNLALLGFLRGRTDSDAKRHPEFVEPGTGRRTNTSGGGLFQGGMTIYF, from the coding sequence ATGACGAGCAAGCAACGAGCGGTCAGATCGCGACTCTTTTCGGCCCTTGCGCTCGGTACCGCGCTTTATGCGACGGTCGGATTCAGCGCGACAGCCTTTGCGCAGGCGAGTCCGCAGCAAGCGGGGGGTGCTTCGTCCAACTGTCCCCCCGGAAGCTGGTTCTGCGCCGGCGGCAATGCAAACGGGAGCGCCGCGGCAGGTGGCTCCGCCAACGGGCAGTTGCAGCCGCTGCCGGGCACCGCACCCGCCCCCGCACCGGCGGCACCTGCCGCCCCCGTCACCGGCGGGGCCAATGTCGAAGTGGGCACCCCCACCGCGGCTCCCGTGCCCCCCAACGCGGCAGGCCCCACGCCGGCGCCGCCCCCGGTGGTCGTCTATCAGCCCGCGCCGCCCGTGGTGGTGGTGCAAGGGCGGGCCGACGCGCCACCTCCGTACGTGTACCGGCCGCGCCCCGCGAACGTGCTCCCGTACAACCGCCAGGAGTGGGGTCTCAACCTCCGCCTCGAAGGCGCGATCATCGGGCGCGACCGCCGGCATGGCAGCAGCGACACGGGCATGGGCGGCGGCGGTCTCGGACTGCGCTTCAAGCCTTCGCCCTACTTCGGCATCGAAGCGGGCATCGATTTCCTCGGGGGCCGCGACTACTACGACAACCGCCGCACCGAGCTCGATCTGAACTTGAGCGGCCTCGTTTTCGTCAACCCGCGCTCGCGGGTGCAGGTCTACTTCCCCTTCGGCATCGACTGGGCCCGCGCCAGCGTCACCCGCGACAACGGCTGGTCGCCCTACTCCGGCGACAACACGTACCACTACTTCGGCGGCCACGCGGGCGTCGGCGTCGAGTTCCGCGTCTCGCGGCACTTCGCCCTGAACCTCGCGCTCCTCGGCTTCCTGCGCGGTCGCACCGACTCCGACGCCAAGAGGCACCCGGAGTTCGTCGAGCCGGGCACCGGCCGCCGCACCAACACCTCCGGCGGCGGTCTCTTCCAAGGCGGGATGACCATCTATTTCTAG
- the lnt gene encoding apolipoprotein N-acyltransferase produces MLSGALFASTSPPFDFVIAPWLGMALLACALDREPPSPSAGGGRWRVIFRGGARGLAFGFAANAVALRFVPGVITRFTPLPWAVGALALALLAMAQGLRWAAAAWVHRALVRWRVPRPLAFAVGVYAGTFVPAIFPWNPAGGATLWPELLQLADTIGERGVSALMALTSALAAFAVQALRDARKGKGGDSASSKRPALAMALGAAFLALGSYVHGRLRMAEVDALRAHATTAKVALVQPSVGATERWDRQRARQILATLTELTRTAERDGAELTVWHESAYPYELRHGATHAPETPWTLLQPGVHGPILAGVVLHGTPLVEGGPDRYNSALVVDRNGALSAPYDKIHLLWFGETVPLADVFPWIRRTFARGLGLVQGSTQVVLDSGKVRASVLICFEDTLPAAGREALSLSPNLLVNVTNDAWFTAEGSADAPPRPPSEPRSSSDSRHRDGLEGADEASLESELHLRMAILRSIEGRRDMVRAVNFGPTTWVDAAGRVRARYASTSPGTLLTTPALLETPPTLYVRYGDMPFAVFALLATLAATLVLESGATKRQRRQLQAKPDADAYTASKPE; encoded by the coding sequence TTGCTGAGCGGCGCGCTCTTCGCGAGCACGTCGCCGCCGTTCGATTTCGTCATCGCCCCTTGGCTGGGGATGGCGCTGCTCGCGTGCGCGCTCGATCGCGAGCCGCCGTCCCCTTCCGCGGGCGGTGGGCGTTGGCGCGTGATTTTTCGCGGCGGGGCAAGGGGGCTCGCGTTCGGCTTTGCGGCCAACGCGGTTGCGCTTCGCTTCGTGCCGGGCGTCATCACGCGATTTACGCCCCTTCCGTGGGCGGTGGGCGCGCTGGCGCTGGCGCTGCTCGCCATGGCGCAAGGGCTCCGCTGGGCGGCGGCGGCGTGGGTGCACCGCGCGCTGGTGCGATGGCGGGTGCCGCGCCCGCTGGCGTTTGCCGTCGGGGTGTATGCGGGCACCTTCGTGCCGGCCATTTTTCCGTGGAACCCGGCGGGCGGCGCGACCTTGTGGCCGGAGCTGCTGCAGCTCGCCGACACCATCGGCGAACGCGGTGTGAGCGCGCTCATGGCCCTGACCTCCGCGCTCGCCGCCTTCGCCGTGCAGGCGCTGCGCGACGCGCGCAAGGGCAAGGGGGGCGACTCTGCGTCGTCCAAGCGCCCGGCCCTGGCCATGGCCCTCGGCGCCGCCTTTCTGGCGCTTGGAAGCTATGTACACGGCCGCCTGCGCATGGCCGAAGTCGACGCCCTGCGCGCGCACGCCACGACCGCCAAGGTCGCGCTGGTGCAGCCCTCGGTGGGCGCCACCGAGCGATGGGATCGCCAGCGTGCGCGCCAGATCCTCGCCACCCTCACGGAGCTCACGCGAACCGCGGAGCGCGACGGCGCCGAGCTCACAGTGTGGCACGAATCGGCCTACCCCTACGAGCTCCGTCATGGCGCCACCCACGCGCCCGAGACGCCCTGGACCCTGCTGCAGCCGGGGGTGCATGGCCCCATCCTCGCGGGGGTGGTCCTGCACGGCACCCCGTTGGTCGAGGGGGGACCCGATCGCTACAACTCCGCGCTGGTGGTGGACCGAAACGGCGCGCTATCGGCCCCGTACGATAAAATCCATTTGCTCTGGTTTGGCGAGACCGTCCCGCTGGCCGACGTTTTTCCCTGGATCCGCCGCACCTTCGCGCGCGGCTTGGGCCTGGTGCAGGGGAGCACGCAAGTCGTGCTCGACTCGGGAAAGGTGCGCGCGAGCGTCCTGATTTGCTTCGAGGACACCCTGCCGGCTGCCGGGCGGGAAGCGCTTTCCCTGTCACCCAATCTCCTCGTCAATGTCACCAACGACGCGTGGTTCACCGCCGAAGGCTCCGCCGACGCGCCCCCACGGCCGCCTTCGGAGCCCCGATCATCGTCGGATTCGCGCCATCGCGATGGCCTCGAGGGCGCGGACGAGGCGAGCCTCGAGAGCGAGCTTCACCTGCGCATGGCCATTTTGCGCTCCATCGAGGGCCGCCGGGACATGGTGCGCGCGGTCAATTTCGGGCCCACCACATGGGTCGATGCCGCGGGCCGGGTGCGGGCGCGTTATGCGAGCACATCCCCCGGGACCTTGCTCACCACCCCGGCGCTGCTGGAAACGCCGCCGACCCTTTATGTCCGATATGGCGATATGCCATTTGCGGTATTCGCCCTGCTCGCCACCCTGGCGGCCACGCTCGTGCTGGAATCCGGCGCCACAAAACGGCAAAGGCGCCAGCTTCAGGCCAAGCCCGACGCCGACGCCTACACCGCGAGCAAGCCCGAATGA
- a CDS encoding HU family DNA-binding protein, translated as MANKRMTKAQVISEIAEFSELDKKSVSRVFDGLTELIKKQLSSRGPGEFVIPGLLKLKAVKKPATKDRPGINPFTKQPITIKGKPASKKIRASALKALKDLIQ; from the coding sequence ATGGCGAATAAGCGGATGACCAAGGCGCAGGTGATTTCGGAGATTGCCGAGTTCTCGGAGCTCGACAAGAAGAGCGTCTCTCGGGTGTTTGATGGCCTGACGGAGCTCATCAAGAAGCAACTCAGCTCGCGCGGACCCGGCGAGTTCGTGATCCCTGGGCTGCTCAAGCTCAAGGCGGTCAAGAAGCCGGCCACCAAGGATCGCCCGGGCATCAACCCCTTTACGAAGCAGCCGATCACGATCAAGGGCAAGCCGGCCTCGAAGAAGATCCGCGCCTCCGCCCTCAAGGCGCTCAAAGACCTGATTCAGTGA
- the ybeY gene encoding rRNA maturation RNase YbeY, which yields MTVRVVVECGPWKGVARKEVERRATAMLDLLQLQESELSIVLTDDEHIHELNKVYRGKDKPTDVLAFAMREGEFSNLAGELLGDVIVSIETARRQADARHVEALTEVTMLVAHGLLHLLGWDHDTPARDRAMRKETDRLCAAAAPPAPVGPRPARPTLRSQRREPKAP from the coding sequence ATGACCGTTCGAGTCGTAGTGGAGTGCGGCCCTTGGAAGGGCGTCGCGCGCAAGGAAGTGGAGCGCCGTGCGACGGCCATGCTCGACCTTCTTCAATTGCAAGAGTCGGAGCTTTCTATCGTCTTAACTGACGACGAACACATTCACGAATTGAACAAAGTCTATCGCGGAAAAGACAAGCCAACAGACGTGTTGGCATTCGCGATGCGCGAGGGCGAGTTCTCGAACCTCGCCGGCGAGCTTCTCGGCGATGTGATCGTGAGCATTGAAACCGCTCGCCGCCAGGCGGATGCGCGCCACGTGGAAGCGCTCACCGAGGTGACGATGTTGGTAGCACATGGGCTCCTCCATCTCCTCGGATGGGACCACGACACCCCAGCTCGGGACCGCGCCATGCGGAAAGAAACGGATCGGCTGTGCGCTGCGGCGGCCCCTCCCGCACCGGTGGGTCCCCGTCCTGCACGCCCAACTCTGCGGTCTCAAAGGAGGGAGCCGAAGGCTCCATAA
- the fsa gene encoding fructose-6-phosphate aldolase, whose protein sequence is MKLFIDSADLSEIKEIAALGILDGCTTNPSLLAKVGRKIETAIPEICEIVDGPVSAEVVATDYEGILKEGRSLAKLHKNVVVKVPLIAEGLHAVRTFSKEGIRTNVTLCFSATQALLASKAGATYISPFLGRLDDTSHEGMELIEQIVTIYQNYDLPTQVLAASIRSPYHVTQAAVIGAHCATIPGKILKQLIKHPLTDVGLEQFLADAKKAAATAK, encoded by the coding sequence ATGAAGCTCTTTATCGACAGCGCCGACTTGAGCGAGATCAAAGAAATTGCCGCACTGGGTATCTTGGACGGCTGCACGACCAATCCGAGCCTTCTCGCCAAGGTGGGTCGCAAGATCGAGACCGCGATCCCGGAGATCTGCGAGATCGTGGACGGCCCGGTTTCGGCCGAGGTCGTCGCGACGGACTACGAGGGAATCCTCAAAGAGGGACGCAGCCTCGCGAAGCTCCACAAGAACGTCGTGGTGAAGGTGCCGCTCATCGCCGAAGGGCTTCACGCGGTGAGGACCTTTTCGAAAGAAGGCATCCGCACCAACGTGACCCTCTGCTTCAGCGCCACGCAAGCCCTCCTCGCCTCCAAAGCCGGGGCCACGTACATCTCTCCGTTCCTCGGCCGCCTCGACGACACGTCGCACGAGGGCATGGAGCTCATCGAGCAGATCGTCACCATCTACCAAAACTACGATCTTCCCACCCAAGTGCTCGCGGCGAGCATCCGCAGCCCCTACCACGTGACCCAAGCCGCCGTCATCGGCGCGCACTGCGCCACCATTCCGGGCAAAATTCTGAAGCAGCTCATCAAACATCCGCTCACCGACGTTGGACTGGAACAGTTCCTCGCCGATGCAAAGAAAGCGGCAGCCACCGCAAAATGA
- a CDS encoding glycosyltransferase family 2 protein, which yields MRFAANVKASAIIPAYDAEATLRSVLEELKRELPEIPPDRLIVVDDGSHDGTARVANEAGVRVVSHERNRGKGAALSTGLRVARELGCDVAITIDADGQHPAASARAVLEGSSDPRALVLGVRDLVRAGAPRKNRFSNGISNFFLSRFAGRSLSDTQCGLRRYPVDETLALGARATGYAFEAEIILLFCADRLPIVQIPIDVVYPPEDERITHFDSVRDPARIIGVVLRTVVATRFKLLRRFTAYNT from the coding sequence GTGCGTTTCGCGGCAAACGTCAAGGCTTCCGCCATCATTCCTGCCTACGACGCCGAGGCCACTTTGCGTTCCGTCCTCGAAGAGCTCAAGAGGGAACTGCCGGAAATTCCCCCCGATCGGCTGATTGTGGTCGACGATGGCTCGCACGATGGGACCGCTCGCGTCGCCAACGAAGCCGGCGTCCGCGTGGTCTCGCACGAACGAAACCGCGGAAAAGGCGCCGCTCTATCGACCGGACTGCGCGTGGCGCGCGAGCTCGGTTGCGATGTGGCCATCACCATCGACGCCGACGGCCAACACCCGGCCGCATCCGCCCGGGCCGTGCTCGAGGGCTCGAGCGATCCGCGTGCGCTCGTGCTGGGGGTGCGCGATCTGGTGCGCGCAGGTGCCCCGCGCAAGAACCGGTTCTCCAACGGAATTTCCAATTTTTTCCTGTCGCGCTTCGCCGGCCGATCGCTGTCCGACACGCAGTGTGGGCTGCGCCGCTATCCGGTGGATGAAACCCTCGCGCTCGGTGCCCGGGCCACGGGATACGCCTTCGAGGCCGAGATTATTCTGCTGTTTTGTGCCGATCGGTTGCCGATCGTCCAAATTCCCATCGACGTGGTGTACCCGCCGGAGGATGAGCGGATCACCCACTTCGACAGCGTCCGCGATCCGGCGCGCATCATCGGGGTGGTGCTTCGAACCGTGGTGGCGACGCGCTTCAAGTTGCTGCGTCGGTTCACCGCCTACAATACGTGA
- a CDS encoding C45 family peptidase, which produces MLNPVGALARHKKKLIALVALLLLVPAAHLVVCAATEIEPPELGEPSPATLQERRDDHGIRRIGRSYARMRGNVREVYLEGDPETLGAHHARLLRDRMIANETDLWSDFAHAIRFSPARALLMDIGRVRYRHVDRGVPDARLRELAAEASAFAPEPFEDTMPTFQRLLFLHALYDIALSFEHSPLIGCSSFALGPSRTESGHALMARAFDFEAADAFDRDKAVFFVRSPGTIPFASVSWPGMIGVMSGTNLEGVTIVVHGGRAREPRTSGLPVIYALREVLERARDTDEAIAVLRAQPIMVSHIVMVDDAKGHAVVVERAPGEQDVVRPVSDPDRVALTNHFEGSFKDDPRDTTVRRISTTLPRRARLDEMLGDVAPRSGNVEGMVRMLRDHTCAKNLEGTCELGDRRTIDALIATHGIVVDATDRVLWVSEGPHLSGRFVRFDLRTIFADDHDPERDPEPITLPEDPILHDGRYETGRAHAGRLHFQGDAR; this is translated from the coding sequence ATGTTGAACCCCGTCGGGGCGCTCGCGCGGCACAAGAAGAAGCTCATCGCGCTGGTCGCGCTTCTTCTGCTCGTGCCCGCAGCGCACCTCGTGGTTTGCGCCGCCACCGAGATCGAGCCGCCCGAGCTGGGTGAGCCCTCGCCGGCAACGCTGCAAGAGCGGCGCGACGATCATGGCATCCGCCGCATCGGCCGGTCCTACGCGCGCATGCGCGGCAACGTGCGCGAGGTGTACCTCGAAGGCGATCCCGAGACCTTGGGCGCGCACCATGCGCGGCTCCTGCGCGACCGCATGATCGCGAACGAGACGGATCTCTGGAGCGACTTTGCCCATGCGATCCGCTTCTCGCCGGCGCGCGCGCTGCTCATGGACATCGGCCGCGTGCGCTACCGGCACGTCGATCGCGGTGTGCCCGATGCGCGGCTGCGTGAGCTCGCCGCGGAGGCCTCGGCGTTTGCCCCCGAGCCGTTCGAGGACACCATGCCGACCTTTCAGCGGCTCCTCTTTCTGCACGCGCTCTACGATATCGCGCTGAGCTTCGAGCACTCGCCGCTCATCGGCTGCTCCAGCTTCGCGCTCGGACCGAGCCGCACGGAGAGCGGGCACGCGCTGATGGCCCGCGCCTTCGACTTCGAGGCGGCCGACGCCTTCGATCGCGACAAGGCGGTGTTCTTCGTTCGAAGCCCGGGTACCATTCCTTTCGCCAGCGTGTCGTGGCCGGGCATGATCGGCGTGATGAGCGGGACGAACCTGGAGGGCGTCACCATCGTGGTGCACGGAGGGCGCGCGCGCGAGCCGCGCACCTCGGGCCTCCCCGTCATCTACGCGCTCCGCGAGGTGCTCGAGCGCGCGCGCGACACGGACGAGGCCATCGCCGTTCTGCGCGCGCAGCCCATCATGGTCTCGCACATCGTCATGGTGGACGACGCGAAAGGTCACGCGGTGGTGGTGGAGCGTGCACCCGGCGAGCAGGACGTCGTGCGCCCCGTGAGCGATCCCGACCGCGTGGCGCTCACGAACCACTTCGAGGGCTCCTTCAAAGACGATCCGCGCGACACGACCGTGCGGCGGATCAGCACCACCCTCCCCCGCCGCGCGCGCCTGGACGAAATGCTGGGCGACGTCGCGCCCCGCTCGGGCAACGTCGAGGGCATGGTGCGCATGCTGCGCGATCACACCTGCGCGAAAAACCTGGAGGGCACGTGCGAGCTCGGCGATCGGCGCACCATCGACGCGCTGATCGCCACCCACGGTATCGTCGTCGACGCCACCGATCGGGTCCTCTGGGTGAGCGAAGGACCGCACCTCTCGGGCCGGTTCGTGCGCTTCGATCTGCGCACCATCTTCGCCGATGATCACGATCCGGAACGCGATCCGGAGCCCATCACCTTGCCGGAGGACCCCATCCTGCACGACGGCCGCTACGAGACCGGGCGCGCGCACGCGGGCCGCCTGCACTTTCAAGGAGACGCGCGATGA
- a CDS encoding outer membrane lipoprotein carrier protein LolA translates to MSRVREVDDDRPIGASRVSRRHFLRLGAGAGVMQLAASAGIVSLATREALAADDVDLALAEVARARASLKTLTGPFTQERTIGLMATKIRSTGTLTLVRPERLRWELAAPDSVVYWVGPEGVAYQSAHGRGRMPVTQGKLAIALEDIRTLLGGDLARLKDRYDLRVVSRTDEGISFEATPRATPATPATAAPAAAKLDKILFSLDRDRVRPTRATLVEGPRDRTEIVFGALERDAVVDPARVRAPF, encoded by the coding sequence ATGAGCCGAGTCCGCGAGGTAGACGACGACCGCCCGATCGGAGCAAGCCGAGTTTCACGGCGGCACTTTCTTCGACTCGGCGCCGGCGCCGGCGTCATGCAGCTCGCCGCCAGCGCGGGCATCGTATCGCTCGCCACGCGGGAGGCCCTCGCCGCGGACGACGTCGACCTTGCGCTGGCCGAGGTGGCGCGGGCGCGCGCGTCGCTCAAGACGCTCACCGGCCCGTTTACGCAGGAGCGAACCATCGGCCTGATGGCGACGAAGATCCGCTCCACGGGCACGCTCACCTTGGTTCGGCCCGAGCGACTGCGCTGGGAGCTCGCGGCACCCGACTCGGTCGTCTATTGGGTGGGCCCCGAGGGCGTCGCCTACCAGAGCGCGCACGGTCGCGGGCGCATGCCGGTCACGCAAGGCAAGCTCGCGATCGCGCTCGAAGACATCCGCACCTTGCTGGGCGGCGATCTGGCGCGGCTGAAAGACCGCTACGATCTGCGCGTCGTGTCACGAACGGACGAGGGCATCTCCTTCGAGGCGACCCCGCGCGCGACGCCTGCCACGCCTGCCACGGCGGCGCCGGCGGCCGCGAAGCTCGATAAAATTCTCTTCTCACTCGATCGCGATCGGGTGCGGCCCACGCGGGCCACGTTGGTCGAAGGTCCGCGGGATCGCACGGAAATCGTCTTTGGTGCGCTCGAGCGCGATGCGGTGGTGGACCCGGCGCGGGTGCGCGCGCCCTTCTAG